The Rhodospirillaceae bacterium genome includes the window GGTCATTACTGCTTCGCCGAAGCGTTCAGACATGGTGACGTCAGTATTGTCTCTCCCTTCGAGTTTCTAAAACTCATCTGGGTCGCCCTGCTGGGATACATCGCGCTTGGCGAACTCCCGGTAATCTGGACATGGCTTGGCGGTGCCATGATCTTTTTCTCAACTGCCTACATCGGCTACCGCGAACGCACGAAAAAATTAGACGAAGGAAACACCACATGAAGATCACCGAAGTCATCACACATCCCATTAAAGTAGATATTGAAATACCCAGTTGGACGGCGCACGAGATTAGCCGGAATGCAAGCATGATTCTGTTTGAAGTCCGAACAGATGAGGGCTTGGTCGGGTATGGGGAAGTGCAGGGTGGTCCGCAAAATACAATCTGTGATTTAGCGGCGAAGTTCGCAGAATGCATCATCGGCATGGACCCAATGGGGCATGTCGAAATCTGGGAGCGGTTGTTTTCCAGTCTAAGTCCGAGGCCTGGAGGCCTGGGCGACTGGGATGGCCTGCCATCACCCCTACCACGGAGCCAGCGCCCGCAAGCCATGGCCGCGATTGGAGGTATCGATATTGCGCTTTGGGACCTCAAGGGTAAGGCTGCCGGGCTGCCGGTTTATAAGTTACTAGGCGGCACCAGGACGAGCGTCTTCACGTATTCCACGGGCGGGTACTACGTACCAGGGGCGCCGTTGGAAGTCGTTGGTGAAGAAATGGCCAGCTACGTCGAAATGGGTTATCGAGCGGTAAAAATAAAGACCGGCGCACTGTCGTTGGAAGATGAACTGACGCGCGTTCGCGT containing:
- a CDS encoding mandelate racemase/muconate lactonizing enzyme family protein, with the translated sequence MKITEVITHPIKVDIEIPSWTAHEISRNASMILFEVRTDEGLVGYGEVQGGPQNTICDLAAKFAECIIGMDPMGHVEIWERLFSSLSPRPGGLGDWDGLPSPLPRSQRPQAMAAIGGIDIALWDLKGKAAGLPVYKLLGGTRTSVFTYSTGGYYVPGAPLEVVGEEMASYVEMGYRAVKIKTGALSLEDELTRVRVTRDAIGPDTLLMLDMNAPYGVEDCIKFANAVAPYDIFWLEEPLHWHLQPADYVRLAAGSPIPLAHGEREWTRFTIRDFINSGALKYVQFDSTRHAGFTESLRIAHLAEQQGVIIAPHTAPQIHGHLASAFADAAFGAESHAAHDRRPFQHRLYSKSSEYRDGMVHLNDDPGFGIEVNWEYLETIRA